gttgatgagtactggcggaaggttcttcaggtgttctggttttattctgtcgggaccggctgctgtacgatttctcaccgacatgatagcatgtcgtatttcggacgggagaaccgctggaatgacatgtccatcttccctcagatggtgaggaggcaagtgggcacggctgtcgaagagatcagagtagaagtcgtagatgattttctccattccccttctcgatgcaatggttgttcccttcgggttccggagagctgtcatccttgtcttgcgactggcgaagtctcggcgggcatagcggatgctttttcccgcctctgctgcttcagccagcacttctgctctccTTTAAAGTCtttctttatcgcctctctgcaaagccttgcgagctcggacgtaagctcttggttccctgcggctcgtgctgctccacgctggcgtatcagctcaagagtttcaagagacaggcgtctcttggtt
This is a stretch of genomic DNA from Necator americanus strain Aroian chromosome II, whole genome shotgun sequence. It encodes these proteins:
- a CDS encoding hypothetical protein (NECATOR_CHRII.G8159.T1) → MEKIIYDFYSDLFDSRAHLPPHHLREDGHVIPAVLPSEIRHAIMSVRNRTAAGPDRIKPEHLKNLPPVLINTLARIFTRYLSECKVPKQWKTSKTVLLYKKEIHMTSATIAQSAYCPSSTSSSQE